The genomic window CTTTATAAATGCAATATGAAGCAACATCACTACACTAATGAGTTCCAAACATAAACTACACAGCAAAAGaagcaacaaaaaaattcaaccttTTGTGTTAGTGGGAAAAAAAAGGCAATTAAGAAGAGCATTAAAATGACAGTGAGACAAAGAAATGCATTAGTAGTAAActaagattaaaaataattagagaACACATCGAAATTCAAATTTTTGCCCATAAACACAAAGTTAGCAATGAATTCTTCAATTTGTTCCAATTTTCCCTGAATCCAAACACAGTGAAAATGCGGCAAAGATTCCAACTTTTCATTAGatctcaaaagaaaagaaacaccAGAAGGAGAAAAGTAATAAACAAAGAAGGAACCTTATCGGGAGAGACAGAATCGAAGACATAGACCTCGCCCTGGAACGAGAGCGTGAGTTGGTTGCTCCCAACTTGGGGCAACATCACTCCCTCCATCCCCTCCCCCTCCTCCGCGCTTCCACCACCGCCGCCTCCGCCGCCGTCGAACGAGCCCGGCCTAAGCTCGCCGGCTTCACCAGGGTTTTCACTCATCCCTCCCGCTCACCCCTCCACCCCCAAAtcacaaacccaaaaaaaaaaggagaaatttcACCGATCAATCGATTTGGAAGACGATGCCGGAAAGGATTCTCAGCTCGATCCGCgctcaaaagaagaaatttccGATGAGATCTAGCGGGAATTCGTTCCGAGAAATCTAGGGATTTCTCGATCTCGAGCTCTTGGATGAATACGAATCttgacagagagagagagacagagagagagagagagagaacacgATGTGGGGCCAATATGATGACGAGATTTAATGAGAACCGTTGGATGAGATCCGAGTGATTGGGTGGGAGAAACGAAACCATTTTCAATTTAACTCGTTTTTAATTTGGagataatttcattattaataacattataaaaataaaaataaaaaagagttccgggttgaaaaaataaaacaaaattaaaatattatctctaacaacaagaaaattaggaaaacaaaatataattaaaattattacgAGCTAATGAATACCAACCTGTTGTAATTTATAGTTAAATGAACCTGAATTGAAAGAGTTTAGTGAAACAAAGTATAAGATACAATTCTTAGTTGATAAATTCATCATTTACACCATCTTTAAgatgaaccaaaaaaaaaaatacaattggGTATCATTTGCCACCAGTTTACTCCAAGGTAAGTAATTTTAGGTTAGCAAAATTAATCTTATGCTGTATGTACACAGATACGATGGCTGAACAGCTAACACCACTGCAAAATGGTTCAAAAACCCGCCTTTCGGCCTGATCTTAGGCCCTGACTCACCCTCCGTGATCAAGGCAAAAATGCTGATTCAGCAAGATGCATTCGTGTTAAGGCATCATCTGGCTCATAATAAGTTATGATGAAGTTTTTCCAGATAGGATAAAAGCATGAAGGAGGCTTTGCGCGGCTCGAATTTGACCAGGGTTCCCTGATATGATCACTGTTCCTTCAGCTGCCCCGGGTTCGGGGTCGTGAATCACGACCTTTGCATTTGATATCTGGGAAAATAAAGACTTTGTAAAGATTAATTACATTATGACATTGATGGCTAATTCGCAGCAATGGTGATCTGCTTGTTAGTTGCTAACAGTGGATCAAGAACATAGAAATCTACATTGACTTCTAGTTTTGAGAATTTtagcaaacaaaaataatagcaGCGATACCTCTCTAATGTCATTCAGGTTAGTGCCGTTCTCCCCGTACACAAATTGTAGCAGGTCCTGAGGAACCTTTACAGTAGTGTTTGGCACAAAAGCCGTCTGGCTTCCACTGAAAATCAAGATCATCATACATTATGCATTAGAAGATAGCTAAGATATGCAGTAGAGAAACTAGACATAAAGAAACTGTATTACCTTCCCGCCGGAGCACTTCTGAATCCAAAGCCTGCTCCATTGTCTGGAATGCCCCTGGGGGTGACATTGCTCACAGGCTGGCGAAATAAAAAGATGTCACttcaaaattatttcacacttacaaacaaaataaaatgcaaagctAAGAGGGATGTGTTAAGAACTTAGGATACATTATTTTACTAGTGTTGATATGTTCAGCACATATAGGTTTTCAGTGAACTTGCAGCATAACCTAAATTGAAACAATGAGTAATACAACCATTTGCAAGCACAAGATGTACATAACCTACCAATGGAGCCCAGGCTCTTGGGGAGGCTGGATGATCAAAGCCAGGGTGAGGTCCTCTAGCTTCACTGCCATAGTGAAAGGGAGGTCGATCTGGTGCCATGCTGCCAAAATGTTCCATACCATGTGGATGAGCATGTTGCCTTTCTATGCCATGGGAGAGACCGACTGAATGATCAGGAGGACCATGAGGGAACCCCATAGGAGGGTAAGGCGCAGATGGCATTGAGTCGTTCCTTGGCCTGGGCGGCGGCATGTCAGGTGGGCCAGACATATAGGGTGGCAACATGTCAGGTGCGCCAGGCATGAAAGGCGGCGGCATTTCAGGTGCACCAGACATGTATGGTGGCGGCATCTCAGGTGCGCCAGACATGTATGGTGGCGGCATGCCAACATTTGGATGAGGTGGCAAAGGGAAAATAGTCTCCCGGATTCTACCTGTAATCTGAAGCAATGCTTCCTGGACCGATTGGTAGTTACCAATGACCTGCCAACATGGTATAAGTCATTAACATAACTGTTCCAATAAGCATGTCAACATACCCCTGCTACATCAATTTATGTTTTCAGCACACTGCCTGACGCTCAACTAGCAGATCCAAAATACCGCCcagactatatatatagatttataacTACTGAATGAAAATGTAAAATGTACCTGCACAACTTCATCATTCGGTTGAGCACATTTGGGGACATGTTCCTTAAGAAAAATTCGAATATTTGCACCTGTTGCCCTTCTCATTTCAGAAATAATGGCTCCACCTTTGCCCAGCAAGCAGCCTATCTGCTGCGAATGCACAAGAAGCCTTGCAGAAAGAGTTGAACTTCCCATATCCATTTCTGAAAGCCTTGAAAATATACGAAGAACCCCATCTTGTGCAGGAGAATGCTTAAATTCTGGATTCTGTGCAATTACAACCAGCAGAGTGAAGAATATTTAATATCAAAAGATAacagatttaaatttaataccTAGCAAAACATAAGGGGGATCCTACATTCCTACATACCTCACGAGCAGAGACTACAATAACTCTTTCATCTGAATCAGGTACAGGTTCTGCAACTTTAATAGATGAACCAGTTTCATTTTGCAATCCGCGAACAATGACGCCTGCTTTCCCAATGATGCTCCCGACCTTCTCATTTGGGCATAACATTCTGAAAGCCACTTCTTCTTCAAAAACCTTCCAATGATTAGACATAGGGCTATCAATCCCAGGCGAAAAACCTCTGTACTGATAATCCGGACCATGCATATTAGGAATATAGCCTCTTGGAGATGGAGCATAAGGATCTCCTGGTGGAGGCGGCCCAGCTCCACGAAAATTTGCCGCATTTGGCTTACCAATAGCTGGGCTGGATGCTTCCACTCTTGGGTGGTCTTGAAGACAATTTGAAACAGCTAATAGTGCTTTCTTTACAGCTGGGAAATTTCCACTTATCTGCCAGTGTAGCTAATTTTAGCAAAGAAGATAGTTCCGCCAAGAATAtgtaattatgaaaaatagagTCACTAAACAAACAATAACTATCAACATAATCATAACTGAAAGATATCCAGCAAAAGATTGAACTGGAACATGACAAATGCCAATTCAAAAGGATTGCACAATCTTTAACAACTCCTAACTTCTGCCACTGATATATGGATGTCTCAAGGGTTGATTTTCCTGATGATCTTCTATTAACACTATCACATCACGAAGAGATAGCatgacaaaaatatgaaattttcagtgtataatctatattttatatatcaatttggACCTTGAACCCAAAAAAAGTTCATTTTTCTCCTTAAACTAATAAGAAGAAGGGTGCAAGAATAGCCTGAAACTACAAAAGAAGTGAGTAGTCTTGGTTCTGGTTCccattcccttttttttttaaattgctttCAGAGACCAAAATGAATTTATGGTTTAGGGACCTAAAGTGCACTTATACCTATAATTTTCCGTCTTTTCTTCATCACTTGAATGCAGTATGCATGTGCTTTGTATCTACATGGGCTTCCTGTATTATATCCAGAACACTTTTCCACTCATAATTTAAACTGAATTTCTACCACTGTCCCTTGGAAGATACGCTTCACTGTCCTGATCAATTTGGATTCTAATCCAATTTATAATACAATAAAGATAGCCCATATCTATCGAAGTTAGGATGATTCATCAACTGATGCTTAAACAACCAATGGCTGGACAGTAATTGATACTGTTTCAGCGCAATAAAGGTAGTTCAATCCAATGCAAAGCACAGACATTTAAGAAAGACCAGTTCAACAATCACACAGGATCAAACGTAGGTAGAATAAGCAATGAATTCAGAGAACAATCAAAATAGTTACGCTCCATACGAGCACTCTTGGGACTATCATCAAACACCAAATGATCATAAACTGCAGCTTAAAATGCTATACAGAGTAGAAAATGACATAACTTTCTTTGCcaggctaaaaaaaaaatcagtttttaAGGTATAAAAATCAAGTACAAGCACTCACATGAATAAGTTCATCCCCAGCTGCAGCGCAAGCGGGCACCTGCTCGTGTCCTAGAATCCTAATCTGAGCCCCGCTCTCCGTCTTGATCTTCTCCACGATCTTCCCTCCTTTACCAATCACACACCCAACCTGCCCATTTGGCACCAGTAGCCTGCAAACAACCGAGCCCTTAAtctcctcatcctctccaatTCCCTCCCAATTCCTCTCCACCCTCAAAATCCtctcgaaaaccctaatcaaagcCATTTGCGCCGGCGAAGGCTCGTTACACACCTCAGAACCGTCAGGTTCGACAACAGCCTTATGGCAAGTGTCAGCGATGATGAAGACGACGCAGTCATCGGAGCCGGGAACAGGGTCATCCACACGGATACGAGCAGAGGTCTCCTCACGAATCTGGCGGACTACAGCACCGCCCTTACCGATGACGCCAGCCGATGACGCAACAGGGCAGAGGAGGCGGAAGAAGGTCTCAGCGGGCTTGGCGAGCGGCGGAGGAGGTCGGAAAGGAACGGAAGAGGGATGGCGCCGCTTCACGCCGGCAGCCGAGGGGTGGTCTCCGGCGCCGCCAGCGGCGACGGAAGTCTCCATGGCTTCTCGAAAACGTATCTCAGCCTTCCAACCCTTCTTTGCGTTGCTTCCCGCCTCGAGATCAGcgctatttattgttttgtctCGAGATTCGTCTCTTTTGAAATCAACGGCTGATAATGCCTGATCCAAAGAACAGCAACGACCCACCAAATTTCTCACCTAAAAAGCCGAACCTAACAACGAACCCGGTTCTCCGCCTGGTCTTTTTAGCTTTGAGTTCTTAATCTTAGTCGCTTTTTGGGTCTCTTTAAAACTTCTCGTTTCAAGTGATGGAATATGCCAGGTGGCACACGCCAACGGCTACCTGCATCGCGACGCACCAACGGTCCATTATCACTCACTCAAACAGCGTCATCGAACCAGAGACTCCGGACCCACATCAACGGTTCAATCCCAGTGGTATTTCAgtcatttcatattttcatctACCCATACTACCCCTCCTCgatcccaaaaaaaatatatataaataacaaaaactctattttttaaattatatacattatttttaaatgcgtgaaactcaagaaaaaaaaaaaaaactctttcgAGAACTCCCACTGAAGCTCACGTTTTCGCATCAAGGGTAATATCGTCATTTCAGAAGCACCGGATCCGGTATTAGAGCCCAACCGAAACACATCCTTTCAAATGCTGTCCGTGTTTCTAAAcgttgccacgtcatcatcaCCTTCTTCTCTGTTGCTCTTATTTCGGGCCCCCAAACCTCAGATGCCATTCAATCATTGCGATTAGTTTTCTCCAAATCGAGAGAGCAAATCCCCAGGTATTGCCCCgatctcatctttttcttttatcgTGAGCTCAAATGCTTCAATTTGATCCAAATCTCTCCCATTTCCGTGATTTTTGCAGCAattgggctttttttttttgttggtgatcTGAAAGTTAACATCTTTTATACGCTCTCTTTGTTTTGATGATCCAGTTATGTGTTTTTgtcttgtgatttatttgttgttgCAATGCtggtttgtttgattgattgattctgATTGTTAGGGTTTGTAAGCTGTATAATGTTTGCATTTGATTTCTGGAGTGGAGTGTCCGTGTTTCCGTATGTTTGCATTtgatttgtgttgttttgagtTGTTGCTGGTATTTTGAAGGAATATCGATGTTCTGATTAGCCTTTTTGACTTCAATGGCTGGTGTTGTAGTGTGGGATGTTTTTGTGGATCTTTGGTCAATGACTTTGGTTTCTGCTCTTCAAAGCCTGCGCTTTGAGCGGATTTTGTGATTGAGAGTTATTGTAAGCATCTTGGGGAAAATATTTCACCCTTAATATTGTATGATCGTTGGGAGGGTTGTGGATCCTAGTTCGAAGTTCTAGGTTTCTGATCCTTATTGTTGGAGTTCAGGGATGAATTGTCTGTTCATAATAGTTGGATAGAAGAGACATCATTTGTCATCTAGGTGATTTTTGTTGTGTGATTGTGtcattgttgaatttttggagGAATTTAATTGGCTATTGTGGGAGTGCAGGAGAAGCTGAAGTCCTAACTCATTGTTGAATTCTTGTAATTGTCTTTAAGACATTTACTGATTAACTCTTTGATGCAACTGGCTATTGTAGGAGTCCTAGGTCAAGCTCTTAGATTTTCTGCCCCTGAAAGACCTTGGTTTTAAAAGCCTTCAAGTCTCTAGTTTGAGTTTTGAATCGAGAAATTCTGAAGGAATTTATAATATTAGGGTCTACAAACCTGCGGCTAGATATTGCCTATAGAGATGACGTTACCTGTGTGCCCACTATTGGACATTTCTTCTTAGAAGAAGATGATCATCAATCAAATGTGACGTCTAAGAATTTGACCATGAAAGATGCTGTCTCATATAATAGATATTCTAGTCAAATGAGCAGCTGTATTTATAAGCTTTTTAGATTGACTTGTTCAGTGATATATTGTTGACATTTCTAATGTCACGTGTGATGAAGCGCCAGGTAATGTTACAACTGGGTGTTTTAGGTTAGAACATATGACCACTCTAAGCTGAAGTCGCCCTTTTGGAAGATCTTCTACATGATACTTAATCTGGCCCCATCATTATTTTCTAAACTGGCTTTTCTTTATGTGGGATGcatattaaaagtttttatcTAACCCCTCATTGTCAAATTATGCAGGATTGCCGGTAGCCTTTCTTGGCCTGGAGACCTTCTGTGATATTCATTACTGTCATCAGCAACTATCGTCTCTGTTGCAAACTAAGTAACAACTCCACTTTACAGAGGAAAGGGATAAAAAGACACGATTTTCTCTTGGTGTGAGAATGGTAACTATATAATTGAAGATTTTGATCATGTTTTTGCAATCTACTTAAGATATATAATGACAATTCTGTGGCGGCATTGATTTTCATTGCATGTGTTATATACCTGATGACCTGATGtgcttaaaaaatatgaaacttgACCTATTTTATTATGCATGATGATGATGCTTAAGCACAATCTCTGTTGTTGCAGGCAACCAATGAAAATCTTCCGCCTACTGTTATCAAACAGCTTGCTAAGGAATTGAAGAATCTTGATGAAACTCCGCCAGAAGGAATTAAGGTTGTTGTAAATGATGATGACTTCTCCACCATATTCGCCGATATTGAGGGTCCATGTAAGTGACCAtactatattgttgttgtttgtgtacTTTAAGTTCTTTAGGTAATGGCTGAAATCTTATTTATCCATTTGTAATTTAGCTGGAACTCCTTATGAGAACGGTGTCTTCCGCATGAAGCTATTACTGTCTCACGACTTCCCTCATTCTCCACCCAAAGGTATTCTAATtgctaattattatatttataacaatGTTATCGTTTGATTATTTCTTCATTGTAGTCATGTTTTTAATCTCTGTAGGTTACTTCTTGACAAAAATATTCCATCCAAATATTGCAACAAATGGGGAGATATGTGTCAACACGCTGAAGAAGGACTGGAATCCAAGTCTTGGTCTACGACATGTTTTGCTTGTAAGCTCATTCTTGGAATACCCAGTTAGAACTTATCATTTATTAATCCATTTCATAAGCTCATATTCTTTGAATACCAGTTGTAACTTATAATTCATCAATCCAGCTCATCTGATCTATCTCTAATTTAGATATTGCCTAATGTATGCACTGTTATTATAGGTCGTGAGATGTCTACTGATAGAACCGTTTCCTGAGTCAGCACTTAATGAACAAGCTGGTAAGATGTTGCTTGAGAATTACGAGGAGTACGCGAGACATGCAAGGTCAGCCTTCCTCCTATCAACAATTAATGAACAATCTTATTGCTTTCCTGCAATTCATTGTTATTGTCCAATGACCATTGCTGCAGGCTATATACCGGTATTCATGCCCTTAAACCCAGCTCCAGATCAAAGACCGGAGCTATCACGGAGTCAACCACGGCTTTGAATGTGGATCAAACCAACACAGTTCTTAGTAACAGCAAAGTGCCCCTGGCTCCGACAGCATTGAGCACATCTACTGCATCTAAAGGAACTGCAGCAACCGGACTGGATCCAAATGTTGTGATCTCTGGACCAACAAATGAGCCTGCCACAGGACCAGCTGCTGCTATCCAAAAGAAGGAAGCACCAAATGCGGCCGCAGCAGCGAAATCTCAAGTTGATAAGAAGAAAATTGATGCCAGGAAGAAGAGTCTGAAGAGATTATAGGGAAGTGAAAAAGCGAGGAAGGGTGGGGATATGAATTAGATAGATATGCAAACTAGTGGTACTGAAATTGTTGTGGGAGAAgaataaacaaaacaacaaacaaaacattgAGAGTTTGAGGGGCACTTGTTATGTCATTTTGGAAATTAAAACTCccttaaaatgataaaaatttcaatttctcATTTGAGTGCTTGTCATgatatgcacaaaagtaaacATGATTAGTTTGGACAGGTTGAGatgaatttattattcttttgctATTTGTGCAGGTAAATAATTGACTGATCACCTTCCAGAGAAAATCAGTCTTATCAttcttcaaagttcaaacatgCAATTCAAATACAGCAGTGGACTAGTCAAAAAGAAGGAGCTTcttctccatggcttcttcttcttcttcttcttctcagtttttcccaaaaataaacTTGAGGTTGATATAGCTTGGcatctctctcttctcttgttTGTTGCATGACTACTAACCACACAAGTGTACCCCTCTTTGTTTTATGAAAAGAGAAACACTCTTGACCAGATTGAGACCCAATGTTTCTTTGGCAGGTGTCTGATTTTCATGGTTGAAAGGTTAgactttttttgtatatatttatatatatatatatatttttgatgagTAATATAAATGAGAAACATTGAATTATTGGAATGTGAGTGTCCGTTTGGCAGGTGGCGCTTGTGAACAAATATGGTTCTCCTTCTTTGGCACCTTCCCTGGTTTTGCGCTTTTGTGGTTCTCaacagggacggaaccaggatTTATTGATAGGGGGGGGCTGAGggcaaaatgttaaaaaaaaaattttcaatcaacatAAATTGTATTCAATACAAAATAGTgcgatattgtgacatttaattaaattaatcacaaaaaacataaaatatttatctacgCATTACTAGAAACTTTAGAATCGTACATCCGTCATGACGACGTCTGCTTTAAGAGGAGGTAAacgagtttgcattttttgaaaacattgtagaATCGCGCTCATTGTCGATAGTTCAGAAAAACCTCTTTCTCAATATAGACAATCATCGCTATCGCTCATCCACTGCCTCCCATTTTGTTCGCATAGTCGGGTTTTCATAATATTCATCGCGAAAATGCCCTCTCAACACTAGTCGTGAACCTGGCAAAAACCAATGCCAACTCAATAAGACGATAAACGAGTGGAAAAAAATAAGTACATTTATCGATGATCAATCATCTTTATAGCAAAAACCTCGCAAGTCCCCGATATTTGCAAAAATCTTCATCATGTCGCACATCATAAATAAAAGTAGTAAGTTGATCCTCAAGCATCATATGTTCAGTCACCGAAAAGTCTTCAGGATGCTTCATATGTTACATCATTAAATCCAATTTTATTATGTGTTAATGAATATTTATGATTACGAAACCTTTGGTATAACTAGTCTTATTGAAAGTTTGAAACCTATTTTGTTATGCATTTTACTATATAgatttaataataaacattatttacttatacatatatacattatgatacatattaatatttgatatttgatattttcaacattttaactcatcaaggcatttaatcaaacacattgtaagcatatttataaaaatgaagtttatcattcatgttatatttatttcacCCATAAATTTAATACATTCATTCTCTCATTTTCAATAAGAAGTGATCATTGATTAtatgatcaaataattaaaaaaaataaatactaaaatatacaTACTCAGTGAAAAGTAGAGAGGATGCAGTGTAGTGTAGAAGCAGTcaggttgaagaagcaacaaagctggaattttgaatattttgaaacctGGAAATAGATTTTGATTAAAGGGTAAAATTGACCTTTCAAATGTTTGAATGTTGGTTAGTTTTGAGAGGGAATGAATGAACGGCTGAGATTAATTTCATCAAGATGAttggtttaagttcgaggcaacctCAAGAGTCAAGATTAGTTTTCCAATGAATGGCCAGGATGAGATAATCAAATGGATGCACATTAGTTCGAGGCAACATTAGTTGGTTTGGTTTAACCAGAATGCAATTAACTCATGCTCTCAATGCACCAGTTTCATTTCAGTTACTGAAATTTCTGTAAATTATAAAAGCTTCAAACTTGGCTGGTTCTGCTTTTCTTTGAACATCTCATCTTCCATGAATTATCCCGACTATGCTAAATGTTTTTCCGAGGTTGAGTTGAATACAAAAGTTCTTCCTCATTGTCTTTAGTATCTCATGTAGTGATTATCAAGGCGGATGAGGGGGTGCTTTGGAGGGAGCTAGCATGGCTAAAGGGGGCTGGTTTACATGGTTCCATAACTTCAATGTTTTCCGgccaaacataaaaaaaaaccttgccgGTGCCgagggggggctgaagcccctgctagccccccccTTAGTTCCGTCCCTGGTTCTCaatcaatcctttttttcttccaaatgtttttgatttattagtGATTGATGATCATGAGTTTCACCATCCATTAATTTCTTGTACTATTTTGTGTTCATGTCTATGGCTCATACATGCCCCACGCCTAATACACCATCATCAAATATctcccccctttttttttaaatttttttttaaattaacactctaattaataataacaataacaataataataaacattaaaaactgtTAGTCGTGAGTTAGCTCACTAATAACTACCAATGCAAATCTCCTATGAAAGTTCTGTGTGAAGAATACCATTCTTTCTTTTAGGGTTACATGTAACTGATGTATTTTTGTACCTGTTTATACTTTGTTGTGTTGTTTATcggttttataaaaaaaaaaaaataataataataataataattttttatttaaaaaaaagaaaagaaaaggacaaTATTAATTTCATCACGTAACGCAATAGATGGTGCCAAATGGCTAGGTAAAAATCAGTAAAAACtcgatatttttttaattaatataaaaaaattaaacatgaccCAGAACTTTCAATAGCCAACGGTACATGCACCAACTGTCAAAcagatatttttctttttttaaaaaataaaaaataaaaaatttctttttttggtaattatattaaaaaaaaaaatcacgtgCACGGCACGCCCTTCGCGGCAACGAGGCAACCGAACACGTTTCACCATCCAAGCCGCTCACCACCACAATCCACAAATACACGCACACGTGGCGGCTTCTCGTGACGCCGCTCTCACATCACATGCTCACGTCTTCGTTTCCAATTTTCCCAAAACGGGTGGCTATGAATCGGTTGGTGCGCTTTGAGTGACTCGGAAGCCGGGTTGTGGGGCTTCTGTGTTTTTTTACCCTTTTACCCTTGCTATTATGACTAATTGTGCGTGTTCTATGGATATTAAAGAGGGTAATTCAGTCATACAAGTTTCCCTTTTTATTAGACTGTCAGACGTCGCCACGTGTCTTTTTGAATGCATTGCGTGTCAAGGACGTGATGTACCAAAATTTTCATGCGGGTCCCACTTCTTGCGAGATATTTTTGTGGGCTTAAAATTACTTGTGGATTTAAAAaatccaattatatatataaataaataaaataaaaatttccatTTAAAACCCCTACAAatcttcataatatttttttcttaaaatacaTACCTTCACAAActtcatgtatatattttttacatatatattgtattattaaaaaccaacataataaaaaccaaaaactataCTCCATATGGCATTTATTTTAGCATATAAAAccttattaaagaaaaaacaaaattaaatgtgtgcatgtatatatatatataataaaccacaaaggatgagatattttattttttatatttgaatccaatGAGACACAAGTGATAGACAGAGTGGACACATCAAAGCATGACTTTAATTGGaaacatatgaaattaataatcgAATGATCTTAAAATTCTTTTGATGCCATACCACCACAACCATGCACACACATCACCCAAAATTAAATCCTCACATTTTAGTCCACACATTTTTACG from Dioscorea cayenensis subsp. rotundata cultivar TDr96_F1 chromosome 9, TDr96_F1_v2_PseudoChromosome.rev07_lg8_w22 25.fasta, whole genome shotgun sequence includes these protein-coding regions:
- the LOC120269513 gene encoding ubiquitin-conjugating enzyme E2 22, with the protein product MATNENLPPTVIKQLAKELKNLDETPPEGIKVVVNDDDFSTIFADIEGPSGTPYENGVFRMKLLLSHDFPHSPPKGYFLTKIFHPNIATNGEICVNTLKKDWNPSLGLRHVLLVVRCLLIEPFPESALNEQAGKMLLENYEEYARHARLYTGIHALKPSSRSKTGAITESTTALNVDQTNTVLSNSKVPLAPTALSTSTASKGTAATGLDPNVVISGPTNEPATGPAAAIQKKEAPNAAAAAKSQVDKKKIDARKKSLKRL
- the LOC120269474 gene encoding KH domain-containing protein HEN4 isoform X1; this encodes METSVAAGGAGDHPSAAGVKRRHPSSVPFRPPPPLAKPAETFFRLLCPVASSAGVIGKGGAVVRQIREETSARIRVDDPVPGSDDCVVFIIADTCHKAVVEPDGSEVCNEPSPAQMALIRVFERILRVERNWEGIGEDEEIKGSVVCRLLVPNGQVGCVIGKGGKIVEKIKTESGAQIRILGHEQVPACAAAGDELIHISGNFPAVKKALLAVSNCLQDHPRVEASSPAIGKPNAANFRGAGPPPPGDPYAPSPRGYIPNMHGPDYQYRGFSPGIDSPMSNHWKVFEEEVAFRMLCPNEKVGSIIGKAGVIVRGLQNETGSSIKVAEPVPDSDERVIVVSARENPEFKHSPAQDGVLRIFSRLSEMDMGSSTLSARLLVHSQQIGCLLGKGGAIISEMRRATGANIRIFLKEHVPKCAQPNDEVVQVIGNYQSVQEALLQITGRIRETIFPLPPHPNVGMPPPYMSGAPEMPPPYMSGAPEMPPPFMPGAPDMLPPYMSGPPDMPPPRPRNDSMPSAPYPPMGFPHGPPDHSVGLSHGIERQHAHPHGMEHFGSMAPDRPPFHYGSEARGPHPGFDHPASPRAWAPLPVSNVTPRGIPDNGAGFGFRSAPAGSGSQTAFVPNTTVKVPQDLLQFVYGENGTNLNDIRESLFSQISNAKVVIHDPEPGAAEGTVIISGNPGQIRAAQSLLHAFILSGKTSS
- the LOC120269474 gene encoding KH domain-containing protein HEN4 isoform X2, translated to METSVAAGGAGDHPSAAGVKRRHPSSVPFRPPPPLAKPAETFFRLLCPVASSAGVIGKGGAVVRQIREETSARIRVDDPVPGSDDCVVFIIADTCHKAVVEPDGSEVCNEPSPAQMALIRVFERILRVERNWEGIGEDEEIKGSVVCRLLVPNGQVGCVIGKGGKIVEKIKTESGAQIRILGHEQVPACAAAGDELIHISGNFPAVKKALLAVSNCLQDHPRVEASSPAIGKPNAANFRGAGPPPPGDPYAPSPRGYIPNMHGPDYQYRGFSPGIDSPMSNHWKVFEEEVAFRMLCPNEKVGSIIGKAGVIVRGLQNETGSSIKVAEPVPDSDERVIVVSARENPEFKHSPAQDGVLRIFSRLSEMDMGSSTLSARLLVHSQQIGCLLGKGGAIISEMRRATGANIRIFLKEHVPKCAQPNDEVVQVIGNYQSVQEALLQITGRIRETIFPLPPHPNVGMPPPYMSGAPEMPPPYMSGAPEMPPPFMPGAPDMLPPYMSGPPDMPPPRPRNDSMPSAPYPPMGFPHGPPDHSVGLSHGIERQHAHPHGMEHFGSMAPDRPPFHYGSEARGPHPGFDHPASPRAWAPLPVSNVTPRGIPDNGAGFGFRSAPAGSGSQTAFVPNTTVKVPQDLLQFVYGENGTNLNDIREISNAKVVIHDPEPGAAEGTVIISGNPGQIRAAQSLLHAFILSGKTSS